The DNA region GTGTAGCCAAATGCCCTAttgcaggggtaggcaaccctgttcctggcaCTTCATGTTTTTGCTTTAgctgacctggaagaccaggtgtgttgaatttatgCAATCACTGAAGTGATCAATTaggtcaggtgtggtgcctagttggaacaaatTCCTGCAGTttctgcggcactccaggaactgggttgcctacccctgccctATTGATTGCTGTAATAGTTTGACTTGTGCAATTAGGACAGGGCATGCATACCATTTCTCCCCTATTCAATTGTCAAAGTATTGCAAATCCCTATATGAAAAAGCAGTGTAGTTGTCTCAGATCAACTGCCAAAGTGCTAGCGCTTATAATAGTGGGACTGTATTTTCAAAACAATATGTGCCATGTGTATTCATAAATGCTCTTAAATGTTATGTTTGTTTTTGTGCAAGAAAAGGACAGCAAACTTAATGAAAAAGTGTCTTGCTATAAATGTCATACTATCAGTGATATGTGGACTCGGGACAATAAACGCAAGGATTTATAATGTGACGTTTGTGTAGCCTACTCCATCAGTTGTCATGTGTCTTTACCGGTAATCATTTAAACTGGAAACTCTATTTGGTTGTATTTATACGTGCTTATGTTTACTCTTTGTTTCAGAATAAAGATAATATGCCAACAGTTCTGTGTCTATATTAGTGTAACATAGGATATGCAGAGCCTTGCAGCTATAGATTCAAGACATTGAAATAAAACATGCAAGGGACACTAGAGTTGATTGTCAGATGTATGCCTATCTTGAAGTACATAACGTGAAGAAAGCATGGCAATTAGCAAGGTAATGATTTTTAGAGGCTTGGTTATTATAGAAGAAACCCTCCAGCTTGAAGATGCTGGCATGTgtgtttggaaagtattcagaccccttcacttttcccacattttgttacgttacagccttattctaaagttgatttaattacattttcccctcaatctacacacaataccccataatgacaaagtgaaaagttttttttatgtttgcaaatttataaaaaataaaacataccttatttacataagtattcagaccctttgctatgagactccaaattgagctcaggtgcatcctgtttccattgatcatccttgagatgtttctacaacttgattggagtccatctgtggtaaattcaattgattggacattatttggaaaggcacacacctgcctacagtgcattcaaagtattcagaccccttgactttttccacattttgttaagttacagccttattctaaaatggattaaatagggttttttcatcaatctacacacaataccccataatgacaaagcaaagacatgtttttagaaatgtttgcaaatgtattaaaaataaaaaacggatattacatttacataagttttcagaccctttactcagtactttgttgaagcacctttggcagcgattacagccttgagtcttcttgtgtatgacgctacaagcttggcacacctgtatttggggagtttctcccattcttctctgcagatcctctcaagctctgtcaggttggatgtagagcgttgctgcacagctattttcaggtctctccagagatgttgggttcaagtccgggctctggcagggccactcaaggacattcagagacttgtcccgaagccactcctgcgttgtcttggctttgtgcttagggtcgttgtcctgttggaaggtgatccttcgccccagtctgaggtcctgagcgctctggagcaggttttcatcaaggatctctctgtactttgctccgttcatctttccctcaatcctgactagtctcccagtccctgccgctgaaaaacatccccacagcatgatgctgccaccatcaggacctcagactggggcgaagattcaccttccaacaggacaaagaccctaagcacatagtcaagacaacgcaggagtgacttccggacaagtctctgaatgtccttgagtggcccagccagagcccggacttgaacccgattgaacatctctggagagacctgaaaatagatgtgcagcgacgctcccgatccaacctgacagagcttgagaggaactgcagagaagaatgggagaaactccttaaatacaggtgtgccaagcttctagcgtcatacccaagaagactctaggctgtaatcgctgccaaaggtgcttcaacatagtcctgagtaaagggtttgaatactgatgtaaatgtgatatcagttttataatatacatttttttatttgcaaaaaaatctaaaaacctgtttttgctttgtcattatggtgtattgtgtgtagattgatgagaagaaaaaaaaacaatttaatctgaatactttccaaatgcaatgTAATTATTTTAATGTTCAATGTACAGTTCAGCTATGGTTTCATAACCATTTAGCAGGTAACTTTACAGATGAGTAATTATAGTAGTAGTAATCTGGTACTTTgtcaagtgtttttttttttcttcctccaGTGGTCCATAGATGCGGTTGAGAAATATTTTTtaaactaaaccaagatagaccacagattttcatttccaatgggaacaaattagtaatagctcaattggtagagcatggcgcttgtaacgccagggtagtgggttcgatcaccgtgaccacccatacgtaaaaatttatgcacacatgactgtaagtcgctttggataaaagcgtctgctaaatagcatattatattattacagtgggcagaacaagcaaggaggtgggcactAGCGatatcctattggcgcgttctagtaaacatctgcatatttctgttagggaacacCTACTCtaaagtgcgcgtgtgcaataactcactTAGCCTTTGCACTCCTAAACGGCgcgatttttaaaaatgtttccaaagggtaaagtctacaaaacttagtccactgttcataacatattctagttttgggaacagaaaactgtattgagatcaaatgtttaatcgatgaCTGTTGGCCAAAATCCATCACATATTTgttagtgagtggaaacgccaaccggatgcttcacatttatacatccagtgaaatatctgtctcattgttctatctgtggtagaGAGGTCAATCGAACTCGACCTAAACAATATAATTGCCATGGAAACGAAGGAGGAAAGGGCCGTGGGTCGAGAGATCCTGAGTCGCCTcattgccccccagcaaaattagccataatttaggctattgtttatgtgtatttcacactacgTTGAGGTAAAACATCGGAGTATGATGCTTTTATGGATGTCAACCCCGGCACTTTTTCATGTCATCGTTaacaatcaactgcattacagttaaaaacggcattgactaccaccaccgatttctgtatgctagctacgCTAACCagttcttctaaacctgaaaatgGACCACTTGTATATGTTATACAGCCAAAAACAGTATATCCAAATTGgactttagtaaccacattgtggggtCTGTTACAATACATACATCATAACGGATTTGAAGAAAATCCACTTTGTTAGAtgagatttgttgaatgtgcgccCATCTGATCAACGTCTGCGTTCCGTTGATCCTTTACTTAATCTATTGTGCAACTTGTTGAACTGCAGCATACTCCCTGTACTTTCTGCGTTCTGAATCTGATCCGCAGTGACCTCACGAGCGCCATATTAAAACGCTTCTTCTTCCCCTCACATGTTGTGGGTCTGGGATCCTTTGGACGTCCTTGCCCTAAACCCTAACCAAAGACTTGTATAACTAAACCTAAATCTCATTGTTATATCTGTCCCTAACTCTTACCTAACCTTAAAACGTAtcttaaccattttacatttcaacttcaatggggtagtgacgtcccaaggatcccaaaTAGCACGGATCCACTTTTTTTGTGTGTTGAACGCAGCCACCGCTAGTCTGCCTCTTGCTCCCAGACTGACAGAGGACAACAACATGATGGAAATTGACTCACTCCAAGAGGCGCTCAAAGGTTTTTGGGGTTCTTAAGAATAGCATAATACTTAAAGAAAGTCAGACTTTTTGTTTTACTTTATTCTACGCTACAGTTGTTATATTGCCAGAAGGTGTTgaatgtagctaacgttagctagctataagCGAATGTTAGCTAGTCAGCTAATGCTAACATTCGGAAGAATAAGCAATGTTGCTAACTAACGTTATTCCCTCTTTAGCTTAAAGGCAGCTAGCTATCAATTCTCAAACCTCCAGATGTTTATATATTGATTTCTGGATTCAGCAATTTAGCTAGTTAGAATGATGGTTTTGACAACTCCATCACCGCACAGCTAACATTAGCTTAGCTAGCTGACGTTAGCAAACTAATGAACTGATTAAGTTAGCTACCGGTAGTTAGCAATTATGTATACACCATTGGTAGTTAGCTACCATTTCCAGTTAGTTGGATTGTGAGCTTTTCTATTGACTACGacgttagttagctaactagctagtaagACAATATAATCAAAGtaagcctagctaacgttaactgttGATGTTATGTAGCCAACTGGCAAGTTGGCCAGCGagctagctaacatgctagctTGCAAGTTTGAGTTCACTTAACCTGGCCAATGGCCACAATTAGCTAGCTCGCTGGGTAGTTCGTTATAAAGGACAACAGTTTATGAGAACACAATTAAAATTCTCAGTTGGTGTCACTgttagttagcaagctagctaacccgATCATCCCCATTTGGCATTTTCCTGTCTGGAGCTGGtgagctagcttagctagctaaatGGCTAAACACACTGCCAATGTTGTAGTCACACGTCTTCATTAACGTTAGTTAGTTAACGTCAATGGTTTCATAAGAAAGCCAATCTATCACTAAGTTCACTGCTCTGTTGTGCTAACTGACTTGATATCACTGTTCTCTTTAGACTTTGACAATAAAGGGAAGAAAGAAGTGGCTCCCCTGCTGGACCAGTTTCTGTGTCATGTTGCGAAGACTGGAGAAACCATGTAAGGAATGTTCCTATTGACAAGCTTGTAGCTACAGATATCATGCATATGAGAGGATGAAGCATGCTAACTTGAACACCACTGGTTCAAATGATGGAATAGGCCTAGTCATAGATCATGCCTGGTCTTCTCATCTGCATGTGCTATATTACTTTTGTTAAGAGATCTGTACTCTGTCTTTCTCCAGTGTTCAGTGGTCCCAGTTTAAAAGCTATTTCCTCTTCAAACTGGAGAAGGTGATGGACGACTTCAAAGCCTCAGCACCCGATCAAAGGGGGGTAGCCAATCCCAATGTGGAGTCCATTCCATTTGAGGACATGAAGGAGAGGATACTGAAGATTGTGAATGGATACAATGGGTAGGTACAATCATGTCATGCCGTCTAAAGAGTTAACCATTGCTGACTTTGTGGTGGTTATACAATGGCGCCATCTACTGGAGAGGCATTTATAGACGTCACATGTACTGTAGTGCTTAATGGCAACCAAATTGTAAACACACATCTCATTATTGTTTATTTTATACCTATCGAATATCACTTTTTACCTTGAGCTAGCCTTACGTCAGGTTTATTTTAATAAACTCCTTACTTGCTGTCTTTCCCTCAGAATTCCATTTACGATCCAGCGTTTGTGTGAGCTGCTTACAGAACCCAAGAGGAATTACACAGGGACAGAGAAATTCCTCAGAGGTGTTGAGAAGGTGAGTGGAGTGCCATGTCTGTTTAGGAGCAGTTGTGCAGTGTTAGATTTGTATAGTCTGTATATGTTATATAGTATCAATTAAATAGTATTTCTATTCTAGGTTTTTAATGAAGGGTTTTTCTTCTTCCAGAATGTGATGGTGGTCAGCTGTGTGCATCCTACTTCAGAGTAAGTGTTGTTTTTGTTCTTATTTTACAAAGAGGTGGTTCGttgtatttatactgaacaaaaatataaatgcaacatgcaacaatttcaatgattttacagagttacagttcatataaggaaatcagtcaatttaaataagttcattaggccctaatctatggattttcacgaccgggcaggggcgcagccatgggtgggcctgggagggcataggcccacccaccggGGAgctggcccagccaatcagaatgagttttcccccacaaagggctttattacagacagaaatactcctcagtttcatcagctgtccgggtggctggtctcagacgatcccgcaggtgaagaagccgtttgtggaggtcctgggcaggtgtggttacacatggtctgcggttgtgaggccggttggaagtactgccaaattctcgaaaACGACATTGgatgcagcttatggtagagaaatgaacattacattatctggcaacagctctggtggacattcctgcagtcagcatgccaattgcacgctccctcaacttgagaaatctgtgacattgtgttgtgcgatgaaactacacattttagtggccttttattgtcccgagcacaaggtgcacctgtgtaatgatcatgctgtttaatctgcttcttgatatgccacacctgtcaggtggatggattatcttggcaaaggagaaatgcttactaacagggatgtaaacaaatttgtgcacaaaatttgagagaaataagctttttgtgcgtatggaacatttctgggatcttttatttcagctcatttatatttttgttactgTATAGTTTATATGAAGTAAAATATGTTCGGAATTACTCTATGTTTCTCTCTGTCATGAAGGAAAAACGGATGCAGTGGTGTGAATAGAATGAATGGTGTTATGTTGCCTGGGAACTCATCTGCTTTTACAGAGAGGTAAAGCTCAAATGACAGGTTCCTATTTTCTCACCCTAGTTTCATGTCAGTGATAATTGCCTAAAAGTAAATGTGAAAAGTAAACCACTCACATTTCTTACGCTCTTTCACTCTTCCTCTATTTTCTTGCAGGAAAGTGAATGGCCCAGGGACCCCCAGGCCGCTGAACAGACCAAAGCTCTCTCTAGCGACAAACGGCCTACCGGACAGTACAGAAAACAAAGACCCTACCACAGAGCAGGGACACGACAAACCCTCCAGGTACTTCAGTTGCTACCCAACAGACGGTGTGATACTCACTTCCTACGTTTCTTTTGATGAATTGAATGTGTGATGAATCTTCTCTTTCTCAGTGAGGTGTCGGCATCAAGTACCCTGGGGAGCTCTGTGAAGAACAAGCACCATGACGACGATGAAGAGGAGGATATGGAGGCGGAGCAACACGAGGTGAAGAGGCTCAAGTTCaacgaggaggatgaagaggagggggACACCCTCAGACCCGGCCACACTGACAGTTTGTCGAAAGAGGCAGAGTCCATggtccaggaggaggaggaggatgacgaCAAGAAGAAAAGTGAGGCTCCCAGTACTGCTGGGACTTGTGAAGACCAAGGTAGGATGGTTTTTTCACTCTTTTTTTCCTCTTCTTTTTTATCGCATTATGCCGACATCAATTGCTGGTAAAATCCTTTGTGGATATTAGTAAGTGTATGAGCAGAACCAGGAGTTGCCTGATTTGGCAGAACTCTGAGGTGTTCAAAGCAGGTTCAGCTTATTTGCGTGCCAGATCTACAGCAACCCCTTATGCAGTTAACATTCCTAACTCTATTTTTGTGTCCTTGCCTGTCCCACAGAGCCATCGAGCACACAGTTGGAGCCATCAGCAGACCCCGGGGAGAACgagcaggcagagagggaggttcCTTGTGGCTCCCAAGAGGAATGTAATGACATGGACCAGTCAGAACAGCAGGCCCCTGCTGGCGTCCTGGAGAGCCCTGAGGCCCGGGACAGCGATGAGGGCAGTGACccagtcagcagcagcagcagtagcgtcagcagcagtagcagtgagGAGATCGGAGCCAGGAAAGAGAGAGCCCCTGCTCCCTCCAGCAGTACTCCTGAGCCACCTGCAGAGGGCGCCATGGAGAGCGGCAGCCTGGACACGGGGACCAGTGAGGAGCCCATGGAGCAGGACTAGGACCTCAGCATCCATCTGACTATTTAGAACATCTGTCCTCAAGTCCAGCTTGAGTGTCACCGGTGAAGGGGATGCACCATCCTGGTCCCCTAGATACTTTACGCCTTGTCAAAATTTTGGGCACTCCTCAAAATGACCACCTGATGTGGGcataaacattttattttgaaTCAAATATTTTTAAACTGGATTTCCTTTTTTCTACACTATTTCTGAGTTTCATTTTAAGGCTTGTGGTCTCTAGAGGTTTTTGTTTCAGCCTTGATCAGTCTTTGGAGTTGCAGATGATGTTTGTTGTAGATGTGCTGATAGGACGGGGTGTTCATCTGGcaattgttttccctcatcagtTTAAGCTTTTGGCAGGAAAGGTAAAGCAGGCAGTTTTGTTCCTGTAGCCAGTTTCTCTCTGTGGATTATCACCCCAGCCACACCAGAGTCGAGACAAAGCTATCCCCGCTAATTAACTTCCTCATTATTTATGCCGTCAGTTACTCACTCCAGCAATGAACTAGCTAGAATCATTTCTGTTTCTGACTGCAGCACAAGCCTTAGCATTGGGTGCCGATgacatggatgtcgattaaggcagcccccccgcacctctctgaggggtggggttaaatgcggaagacatttcagttgaatgcaggTAGCggcaggggcggcaggtagcttagtggttaagagtgttgtgccagtaaccgaaaggtcgctggttctaatccctgagccgactaggtgaaaaatctgttgatgtgcccttgagcaaggcacttaaccctaattgctcctgtaagtcgctctggataagagcgtctgctaaatgactaaaatgtaaatgtaaaatgttgtacaactgactaggtatttcCCTTTCCCATACCACTGTTTTTACTCGTGCCGCCATCTTGGTTGTTGAGAAAAGGTATCTTTCCATGTTTGTTtattatataaaaaaacaaaaaaaacatcaatTTTCCTTGTAAGATGGGAGTATTGAAATAGATTTTCGATATGTGTCCTTTTTCTCCTTTTTAAATGCATCTATTTTCTTTGCTATGATACACTACCGACCCAACTCAGAGTAATATAACATGCTACCTTTACCttaaaatgtaacatatcatttGGGGTGCATTGAACCATAATTTATCAACATTTCAACTCAATTACTTATTTTGGAAAATATGTTTTTTGGCAGGCAGTTATTTAGTTTCCAAAACCAGCTGTAAGTACAAAGATGACTTCCGCTTTGTATTGTGATGTCACCAAGTTGTTTCACTGACAGATATCCAGAGCATCTACTGGTTACCAGCTTTACACCTGTTTCTGCAGCTGTACTTTTTGATATGTAGAATTTTAAATTTCTGTAAAGTAGATTTTTGTAGATTGTAATACAGTATATGTTCACTGCCTTTGTGAAACCATATATAATTGTATAGTTTGTGTATACTCTGAATGATTGGGCTTTCAATGCGGTATTCAGATAAAGCAATAAATGTAACATTTTTTGTGGTCATGCTTTCTTACCTGAGGCATTCCATCTATTCCACTGAGCTGCTCTAAAAGGCTTTTGCATGTTCACCTTCCTGATTATCAGATCACCTCTTATGTAATGACATCTTAACACCTCTGCAGACTTATT from Coregonus clupeaformis isolate EN_2021a chromosome 12, ASM2061545v1, whole genome shotgun sequence includes:
- the LOC121578278 gene encoding serine/threonine-protein phosphatase 4 regulatory subunit 2-B-like isoform X2 is translated as MMEIDSLQEALKDFDNKGKKEVAPLLDQFLCHVAKTGETIVQWSQFKSYFLFKLEKVMDDFKASAPDQRGVANPNVESIPFEDMKERILKIVNGYNGIPFTIQRLCELLTEPKRNYTGTEKFLRGVEKNVMVVSCVHPTSEKVNGPGTPRPLNRPKLSLATNGLPDSTENKDPTTEQGHDKPSSEVSASSTLGSSVKNKHHDDDEEEDMEAEQHEVKRLKFNEEDEEEGDTLRPGHTDSLSKEAESMVQEEEEDDDKKKSEAPSTAGTCEDQEPSSTQLEPSADPGENEQAEREVPCGSQEECNDMDQSEQQAPAGVLESPEARDSDEGSDPVSSSSSSVSSSSSEEIGARKERAPAPSSSTPEPPAEGAMESGSLDTGTSEEPMEQD
- the LOC121578278 gene encoding serine/threonine-protein phosphatase 4 regulatory subunit 2-B-like isoform X1 gives rise to the protein MMEIDSLQEALKDFDNKGKKEVAPLLDQFLCHVAKTGETIVQWSQFKSYFLFKLEKVMDDFKASAPDQRGVANPNVESIPFEDMKERILKIVNGYNGIPFTIQRLCELLTEPKRNYTGTEKFLRGVEKNVMVVSCVHPTSEKNGCSGVNRMNGVMLPGNSSAFTERKVNGPGTPRPLNRPKLSLATNGLPDSTENKDPTTEQGHDKPSSEVSASSTLGSSVKNKHHDDDEEEDMEAEQHEVKRLKFNEEDEEEGDTLRPGHTDSLSKEAESMVQEEEEDDDKKKSEAPSTAGTCEDQEPSSTQLEPSADPGENEQAEREVPCGSQEECNDMDQSEQQAPAGVLESPEARDSDEGSDPVSSSSSSVSSSSSEEIGARKERAPAPSSSTPEPPAEGAMESGSLDTGTSEEPMEQD